The nucleotide sequence CGTGCCCCATTTTGATAGTAATGAGCTAAAGGATTAACGCCCGACTGAGCAACCTCGGGATTTTGCTGTAAATAATAGGCAGTATCAAATAATGGGTTCGGTTTGCGTCCTTGTGCCGCGCCATAATCTAAGTAATGACCTAAAGGATCAATCCCTGCTTTTTCTACTTCTGGGTTTTGTTGCCAATAGTAGCCGGTCTGAAATAAGCCGCTTTCTATGATTAGGAGTGCTGTCTTTCGCCTTTGCAGTCTTTGCTTGAATTGTAGCGTGATCAGCCAATAACAAATTTTTAACACTCGTTTGGGTGTCAATAGTTTTAGCTTTTCAATCAGAGTATGGGAGTTTATAGCTGAGTTGTCTGCTTGATTTTGAATAAAATGTTCTTGTTCGAGTTGATGTTGAATTTTTAGTAGTCGATTTTGATAGTTATTTAACTGTTGGCTTTTGGTAAATAAGTTAGTTTTTCTGTCAACAATCATCATGAGCGATTTCCTCTATTAATTCCTCCGTTAAGCTTTTGTCGGTGAAAATGGTTTTATTTTAAACCACAATTGACGCATTTTCCAAAATTTACTGGTTTCCATCGCTTGAATGATGGTGTGGGCGTTTTCCCATTTTTCTAAGGCTTGTTCTAACTGATTTTGCGTGTGTTCCCATTGTTCATAGGCTTCTTTTAGGTTTATCTGAGAGGTTTCTAGTTCTTCTTGAGTCTGACGCAACTGTCGTTGGCAAGTTTCTAGTTCTCCTTGAGTTCCTCGTAATTGCCCTTGGGAGGATTCTAAAGCTAATTGAGTCTGACGCAACTGCTCTTGGGTAGATTCTAAGTCTTGTTGAGTTTGTCGCTGATGGTTTTGACAATGTTCTAGTTGAGATTGTGTTTGTAACCACTCATGTCTAACGTTGTCTAATTCACTATGGGTGTGCTGTAATTCGCTATGAGCGTGCTGTAATTCGCTATGAGCGTGCTGTAATTCGCTATGTGCCTGCTGTAACTCATCATGCACCTGGTGTAATTCTTTATGAGCGACTTGTAACTCATCATGCACATGGTGTAATTCTTTATGAGCGACCTGCAACTCATCGTGAACATACTCTAACTCGTTTTGATAGGTGTCTATTTGCTTTGTAGCGATTTTTAATTCATTAGTTAATAACCGTGAATTGAGCCAATCTTGTAAAATCCAAGCTGTGGATAAATTTTTCGATTCTAATTCCTCTATGACTTCATCTTTGAATTCTGAGGCAAAATTTAATTTTCCGTATAAATCAAAGACTTCAGGGAAAAAGCGTTTAATTAAAATTGGGCGCTCAGAAGTGGAGGATTGTCTTTTTAATAATGAACTCTCATATATAGTGCAGTCTGGACTGTTGAGCGGCATTTCCCAGTCTTTTACGATTTTAGCTGTTAATTCTTCGGGATTTTCCGTGACTTTATCAATATGGATTAGTAAACTTTTTTCGGGATTTTTTTGGATAAATTCTAAAATTTGTTGATTATAGTTCATCCAGACTTTTAGGGCTAATTCTGGATTATGATGAAAAATTTTATCGTTACTTGAACCTCTTCGATATAGAGAATCAACCACTTCCCAAGGTGAACGATAGAGGAACAAAAATTTGGCGGCTGGTAAAAGCTCGCACCAGAAGTTTAAAAATAGGGTGGTTCTAGGGTCTTTCCATCCCCAAGGACTGATGGCTGAGGCTTGAGTTGCTACTAATTCTTTGGCTTTTTCTACATAATATTCAGGGGGATAAATATTCTTTTGAGTTGTCCAACCGTCGGGAGTTATTCCCACACTTTCAAGAACCGTTTGATGATATTTCAAAAAAGCTTGACTTTCAAAATGCCCTTTGATATTTCCTTGAGCTACTTCAGTTAAGATATTCCCAATATCTAGTCCTGCACTTTGCAATAGAGAGGCTGTCAAGGAAGTTCCTGAACGATGCATTCCAGTAATGATCAAAATCGGCTGTTGAAAACTTGACATAGAAAATTCCATAAAGACTTGACGACTGAGTTAGCAAGATTAGCTCCTGGTTTAAAAGGCAGAGGAACTTCCTAATCCCTGTTTGTGGTTTGAGCCACGTTCTCATAGATTTATTCCCCCAGTAATTTCCATGAGTGCTGTAGATCAAAATTGTTCCCGTTGTCAAGGTTTTAAGGTCACTAATTACAATTTTTAATTGAACTTGGGTGGGCAAGGAACTCAAAACAGGGAACAAAAAAGGGGTGGGGCAGTGTAAGGTTATAAGATAATCTAAAATGTAGTTTTAAGAATAGCCTTATTTATCTTCACGGTCAAGTAATGCGAGTTTTATTTATCCATCCCAATTTTCCTGCTCAGTTTCGTCATTTAGCTAGAGCATTTGGCAGTAATTCTCAAAATCAAGTGATTTTCGCCACTAAAAATGAAAATCCTGAATGGAAAATCCCCGGAGTTACCCGTGCTATGTACGCGCCGCATCGTCAGCCTAACCGAGAAACTCATCATTATTTAAGAAATTCTGAAGAGGCCGTGTTACAGGGACAAGCGGCTTTTCGCACCGCAGAACAGTTAAAAAAACAAG is from Gloeothece verrucosa PCC 7822 and encodes:
- a CDS encoding sulfotransferase, producing the protein MSSFQQPILIITGMHRSGTSLTASLLQSAGLDIGNILTEVAQGNIKGHFESQAFLKYHQTVLESVGITPDGWTTQKNIYPPEYYVEKAKELVATQASAISPWGWKDPRTTLFLNFWCELLPAAKFLFLYRSPWEVVDSLYRRGSSNDKIFHHNPELALKVWMNYNQQILEFIQKNPEKSLLIHIDKVTENPEELTAKIVKDWEMPLNSPDCTIYESSLLKRQSSTSERPILIKRFFPEVFDLYGKLNFASEFKDEVIEELESKNLSTAWILQDWLNSRLLTNELKIATKQIDTYQNELEYVHDELQVAHKELHHVHDELQVAHKELHQVHDELQQAHSELQHAHSELQHAHSELQHTHSELDNVRHEWLQTQSQLEHCQNHQRQTQQDLESTQEQLRQTQLALESSQGQLRGTQGELETCQRQLRQTQEELETSQINLKEAYEQWEHTQNQLEQALEKWENAHTIIQAMETSKFWKMRQLWFKIKPFSPTKA